The Leucobacter sp. UCMA 4100 genome window below encodes:
- a CDS encoding RCC1 domain-containing protein: protein MKKHVFGQTLASATIAALLVPALMSSAHAEPLADGQPSPEVGTLAGGTEVTIDLPEPPLGPDLVSIHAGSFTTLALGADGNVYGWGANKIGGVGNGTNKEQPAPVRTHLPAGAKVLDYETGLNNSYAVLDDGSAYSWGAHDQGQLGIGPAYFPLREPVPIAVPEGVTFAEILAGKNFAIALDTEGNAYGWGKNEQGQIGQGSANTSAVERVPAAVMMPEGVTFTSVSTVGTHTLAIGSDGNTYAWGYSNQGLLGIANESPKAIKEPTRVTTPRGVKYTKVIAGWNYSLGLGDDGKLYSWGSNAHGYLGIGSKTASKTATPVALPGGTYVKDVSSGGEHALVLTEEGEIYAWGLNKNGEVGNGVVLNAQGEVAEGKEADVEQPVLVQSPDGVRFTTINAGDGFSFGIAEDGTSYGWGRNELSQLGNGTHKGTSVPVPVSLPIVTAEATEVLFDGVPGTHLKNAGDKVTVVTPAGTGYGAVDVQLGWAANTIAQHPVTFEKGFTYIDLPRVSEASESSGLLGDTVTFSTELFGSPAPQLTWSFSIDGGATWAAVSKDRGESVSTDGAQLSVTITPESAETLYRVHAVNDYGEATSDSFTISVPNYQVTFESAGGTAIEPVTVIGGASLSKPADPERGGFTFTGWYTDEGTETPYDFEALVTGEMTLFAGWSEKKDPGVDAVPTDPIDPVDPTKPTPTKPGETPGGPGLATTGQAGIGSVMLGVAALLLLSVGGVFFARRTRPTAKQ from the coding sequence ATGAAAAAACACGTGTTTGGCCAAACGCTTGCTTCGGCGACGATCGCGGCCTTGCTGGTACCCGCGCTCATGAGTTCGGCCCACGCCGAACCGCTCGCTGATGGTCAGCCCTCTCCCGAGGTCGGTACGCTCGCTGGCGGCACCGAGGTTACGATCGATCTTCCTGAGCCGCCGCTTGGGCCTGACTTAGTTTCTATCCATGCTGGCAGTTTTACCACCCTTGCCCTTGGTGCTGATGGCAATGTCTATGGATGGGGTGCAAACAAGATTGGCGGTGTTGGTAACGGAACCAACAAAGAACAACCGGCGCCCGTGAGAACTCACCTGCCAGCGGGTGCGAAGGTGCTCGACTATGAGACCGGCCTCAACAACTCTTACGCGGTTCTTGACGACGGCTCTGCCTACTCGTGGGGTGCACATGATCAGGGGCAGCTCGGAATCGGACCTGCATATTTTCCGCTGCGTGAACCTGTGCCCATTGCGGTGCCCGAAGGCGTAACATTTGCTGAAATTCTCGCTGGTAAAAACTTCGCCATTGCCCTCGACACTGAGGGAAACGCCTACGGTTGGGGCAAGAATGAGCAAGGACAAATCGGTCAGGGCAGCGCCAACACCTCCGCCGTGGAAAGAGTGCCTGCTGCTGTCATGATGCCTGAGGGAGTGACGTTCACCTCGGTGAGTACCGTGGGAACTCACACGCTCGCAATCGGCTCTGACGGCAACACCTATGCGTGGGGTTACAGTAACCAGGGCTTGCTTGGCATAGCGAATGAGTCACCCAAGGCGATCAAAGAGCCAACCCGTGTTACCACCCCGCGGGGTGTGAAGTACACGAAGGTCATTGCAGGCTGGAACTATTCGCTCGGGCTTGGCGATGACGGGAAATTGTACTCCTGGGGTTCGAATGCCCATGGCTACCTTGGGATCGGCAGTAAAACCGCGAGCAAGACAGCAACGCCGGTTGCGCTTCCCGGTGGTACGTATGTCAAGGACGTTTCTTCGGGCGGTGAGCACGCGCTCGTGCTCACCGAAGAGGGGGAAATCTATGCCTGGGGTCTCAACAAAAACGGTGAGGTCGGTAATGGTGTCGTCTTGAACGCACAAGGTGAGGTGGCGGAAGGGAAAGAAGCAGATGTTGAGCAGCCGGTACTCGTGCAGAGTCCGGATGGTGTTCGCTTCACCACGATTAACGCTGGCGATGGTTTCTCGTTTGGCATTGCCGAAGACGGCACCTCATACGGTTGGGGACGCAACGAGCTCAGTCAGCTGGGAAACGGAACGCATAAAGGCACCTCGGTGCCTGTTCCGGTGTCGCTGCCCATCGTCACGGCCGAGGCGACCGAGGTGCTCTTTGACGGAGTCCCTGGAACTCACCTGAAGAACGCGGGCGATAAGGTAACCGTCGTAACCCCAGCAGGAACCGGATACGGGGCAGTTGATGTTCAACTGGGTTGGGCCGCGAACACGATCGCTCAGCACCCCGTCACCTTCGAAAAGGGATTTACCTACATTGACCTCCCTCGGGTGAGCGAAGCGAGTGAATCTTCTGGCCTTCTCGGCGATACGGTCACGTTCAGTACGGAGCTGTTCGGCTCACCCGCTCCGCAGCTTACCTGGTCATTCAGTATCGATGGCGGTGCAACGTGGGCTGCGGTATCGAAAGATCGCGGCGAGAGTGTGAGTACCGATGGTGCACAACTCTCGGTGACGATCACCCCTGAATCGGCAGAGACCCTCTACCGTGTTCACGCGGTCAATGATTATGGCGAAGCGACCTCTGACTCGTTCACGATCTCGGTCCCGAATTACCAGGTCACGTTCGAGAGCGCCGGGGGAACTGCAATCGAGCCGGTTACCGTCATAGGCGGCGCCTCGCTATCGAAGCCTGCCGACCCCGAGCGCGGGGGATTTACGTTTACCGGATGGTACACCGACGAGGGTACTGAAACCCCGTATGATTTTGAGGCACTGGTGACCGGAGAAATGACGCTCTTTGCCGGGTGGAGCGAGAAGAAAGATCCGGGCGTTGACGCTGTTCCTACCGACCCGATTGATCCCGTTGACCCGACAAAACCGACACCCACAAAGCCTGGTGAAACGCCAGGCGGCCCTGGTCTCGCTACGACCGGCCAGGCGGGCATCGGCTCAGTAATGCTCGGAGTAGCCGCGCTACTGCTACTCAGCGTCGGCGGTGTGTTCTTCGCGCGTCGAACGCGGCCAACGGCCAAGCAGTAG
- a CDS encoding PucR family transcriptional regulator, whose product MALTLRQLITRFTPESIHGLHDLDETVAEVVRFDELIVKGSEVHHTLVTCSAKQIETLLETPESEQCDLLRRCILASSEHSPELEHAVAEAGFAAMLGAKVPPADLFSSLETVLTNYLAADDRMLTTAARVLTKVASVGGVEGVLNQLSSLIDGWAVLLDAHGQVLTSVAAGRLHIDDAISVVLNRPVKVRYPGLQVHVIESGGRTSARLVIAARGSSSYRARSIAALAANIIALMLRTTDPSETERLGRKAIVDTLVRGGDDASALLSDWTITDSHLAAFVFSSKTKYTDVENMVARWLTQSGFPHLFYGTGSEVFGFATKAVLSSLEEKTREFRAYRDERLHLGTGSLLPRTELEASLQQARQALSATSVEGQHVLHFRELSSMRHALMHFTASQQAMLTSVLDPVLHAGPQAETLLETLTVFVQHHGSWSDASRQLGVHRQTLAKRIDLVEQLLGLSLQSADDRATIWLALRSLQQTR is encoded by the coding sequence ATGGCGTTGACCCTAAGACAACTCATCACCCGCTTCACCCCAGAATCAATTCACGGGCTGCACGATCTCGACGAGACCGTGGCCGAAGTGGTGCGGTTTGACGAGCTCATCGTCAAGGGCTCTGAGGTGCACCACACGCTCGTCACCTGCTCAGCCAAACAGATCGAGACACTGCTCGAAACCCCCGAGAGTGAACAGTGCGACCTCCTGCGCCGATGCATTCTCGCTTCGTCTGAGCACAGCCCCGAGCTCGAGCACGCAGTGGCCGAGGCCGGATTCGCCGCCATGCTCGGCGCGAAGGTGCCCCCGGCCGACCTCTTCAGCTCGCTCGAAACAGTGCTCACGAACTACCTCGCGGCCGACGACCGCATGCTCACGACCGCGGCACGAGTGCTCACCAAGGTCGCGAGTGTGGGCGGCGTCGAGGGCGTGCTCAACCAACTTTCATCGCTCATTGACGGCTGGGCCGTGCTCCTCGACGCGCACGGCCAGGTGCTCACAAGCGTTGCGGCCGGCCGTCTTCACATTGACGACGCAATCTCGGTGGTGCTGAACCGCCCGGTGAAGGTGCGCTACCCGGGACTACAGGTACACGTCATTGAATCGGGCGGGCGCACGAGCGCACGCCTCGTCATCGCGGCTCGCGGATCGAGTTCGTACCGGGCCAGGTCGATCGCGGCACTCGCTGCGAACATCATCGCGCTCATGTTGCGCACCACCGACCCGTCAGAGACCGAGCGCCTCGGCCGCAAAGCCATCGTAGACACGCTCGTGCGCGGCGGCGACGATGCGAGCGCCCTGCTCTCAGACTGGACCATCACCGATTCGCACCTCGCAGCCTTTGTCTTTTCGTCAAAAACGAAATACACCGACGTCGAGAATATGGTGGCTCGGTGGCTCACGCAGAGCGGTTTTCCGCACCTCTTTTACGGAACGGGTTCAGAAGTCTTCGGGTTTGCGACCAAAGCCGTACTCTCGTCACTCGAGGAGAAAACCCGGGAGTTCAGGGCGTATCGCGACGAGAGGCTCCACCTCGGAACCGGTTCACTGCTGCCACGAACCGAGCTTGAAGCCAGCCTGCAGCAGGCTCGCCAGGCCCTCTCAGCAACGAGCGTTGAGGGCCAGCATGTGCTGCACTTTCGCGAGCTGAGCTCGATGCGTCACGCGCTCATGCACTTCACGGCATCACAGCAGGCGATGCTCACCTCGGTACTCGACCCCGTACTCCACGCGGGCCCGCAAGCCGAAACGCTGCTCGAGACCCTCACCGTCTTTGTGCAGCACCACGGCTCCTGGAGTGATGCGTCACGTCAGCTCGGGGTGCACCGGCAAACCCTCGCAAAACGAATCGACCTCGTTGAGCAACTCCTTGGGCTCTCACTCCAGTCGGCCGACGACCGCGCGACCATCTGGCTCGCGCTACGAAGCCTGCAGCAGACACGCTAG
- a CDS encoding class C sortase, protein MSRHATAATAPGGQNAEQGESQTVEQQAPQGRAAKRRAERRRKPPFGAWVTFVCWLLGVGVLLYPTASAWLSQVNQSSLVGLYDEELANVKPDMASQIHEAQRYNEELSSGALLEAGANVAVGSGELRDNELRYSDQLATPSGVMARLRIPSIKVDLPIYHGTDEETLLKGLGHLEGTSLPVGGDSTRSVITGHRGLASARMFTDLDKVEEGDTFTLETFGEVLTYRVRDVAVVEPDQTETLHQEPGEDLVTLITCTPLGVNTHRILVTGERVSPTPEADLDAAGEPSGLPGFAWWAVGYGGAVLLGVAYLVWSSKGPKKAADPAASKLPETGSAEG, encoded by the coding sequence ATGAGCCGCCACGCTACCGCAGCGACCGCCCCGGGAGGGCAGAACGCTGAGCAGGGCGAATCCCAGACTGTTGAGCAGCAGGCGCCGCAGGGGCGGGCTGCGAAACGGCGTGCCGAGCGTCGCCGCAAGCCTCCGTTTGGTGCGTGGGTAACTTTCGTGTGCTGGCTGCTCGGGGTAGGGGTGCTGTTGTATCCCACTGCCTCGGCATGGCTGTCGCAGGTGAACCAGTCTTCGCTCGTTGGCCTCTACGACGAAGAGCTCGCGAACGTGAAGCCTGACATGGCCTCCCAAATTCATGAGGCACAGCGGTACAACGAAGAGCTTTCGTCGGGGGCCTTGCTCGAAGCTGGCGCGAACGTTGCGGTTGGCTCCGGTGAACTGCGTGACAACGAGCTGCGCTACAGCGACCAGCTTGCGACCCCGAGCGGGGTCATGGCGAGGCTGCGAATTCCCTCGATTAAGGTCGACTTGCCGATCTACCACGGCACCGATGAAGAGACGCTTCTCAAAGGGCTGGGGCACCTTGAGGGCACCTCGCTTCCCGTTGGCGGCGACAGCACCAGGTCTGTGATCACCGGTCACCGCGGGCTCGCGAGCGCTCGAATGTTCACCGACCTTGACAAGGTCGAAGAGGGCGACACCTTTACCCTCGAGACGTTTGGTGAGGTGTTGACCTACCGGGTGCGGGACGTGGCCGTTGTTGAGCCAGACCAGACCGAAACGCTTCACCAGGAGCCTGGTGAAGATCTCGTCACGCTCATCACGTGCACGCCGCTTGGCGTGAACACGCATCGAATTCTCGTGACCGGAGAGCGGGTTTCGCCGACGCCTGAGGCTGATCTTGATGCCGCGGGCGAGCCGAGCGGGTTGCCGGGCTTTGCCTGGTGGGCCGTGGGGTATGGCGGGGCTGTTTTGCTCGGTGTCGCGTACCTCGTGTGGTCGTCGAAAGGGCCGAAAAAGGCGGCGGATCCTGCCGCATCGAAGCTTCCCGAGACCGGTAGCGCCGAAGGCTGA
- a CDS encoding YaeQ family protein, which translates to MAIGATMYIFDVQLADVDRGVYEDFALRVAKHPSETDEFMVTRLIAYCLEYGEGIAFGSGGVSSTDEPAVLVRDLTGAIMTWIEVGAPSAERLHSASKAAENVAIYTHRDPEKVLAPLTGKKIHRAETLRAYSLQPDFVDGIVDKLSRRNTVTVSRTEGQLYLELHGELLHAEIGEHTIS; encoded by the coding sequence ATGGCTATTGGCGCGACGATGTATATCTTCGACGTGCAGCTGGCAGACGTCGATCGTGGTGTGTACGAAGACTTTGCCCTGCGCGTTGCGAAGCATCCTTCTGAAACCGACGAGTTCATGGTGACGCGGCTCATTGCGTACTGTCTCGAGTATGGCGAGGGCATCGCGTTCGGGTCGGGAGGGGTCTCGTCGACCGACGAGCCGGCGGTGCTCGTGCGCGATCTTACGGGAGCGATTATGACGTGGATCGAAGTTGGCGCCCCAAGCGCCGAACGCTTGCACAGTGCGAGCAAGGCGGCCGAGAACGTTGCCATCTATACTCACCGTGACCCAGAGAAGGTGCTTGCGCCCCTCACGGGCAAGAAGATTCACCGGGCCGAGACTCTTCGGGCATACAGTCTGCAGCCCGACTTCGTTGATGGGATTGTCGACAAACTCTCGAGGCGCAACACCGTGACGGTTTCGCGCACCGAGGGGCAGCTCTACCTTGAATTGCACGGTGAGTTGCTGCACGCCGAGATCGGCGAGCACACGATCAGCTGA
- a CDS encoding endo alpha-1,4 polygalactosaminidase: MQRPTSLIRLALAGATLLLALPSCAQAGAQPVAVRDGFPERGVADYQLGGAYEPPEAVTIVERDSADDPAPGRYNICYVNGFQTQPADAEAWLTVSPSVVLHDAAGQPVFDPAWPDEMILDTSTEAKREAIMSRLEPVLAECAKKGFNAVEFDNLDTFSRFEGLVAEAGNLALASLLVNASHELGLQAGQKNTPQLGKSGRDEAGFDFAVAEECVRFAECEAYTGVYGKRVIDIEYFDDLRGSVEMTCADPARPDMTIVRDRDLVPIDNGEYAYHVCGE, from the coding sequence GTGCAACGCCCCACATCACTCATACGCTTGGCGCTCGCAGGAGCGACGCTGCTGCTCGCTCTGCCATCATGCGCCCAGGCTGGGGCGCAGCCCGTTGCCGTGCGCGACGGCTTTCCTGAGCGAGGAGTCGCCGATTACCAGCTCGGTGGCGCATACGAGCCGCCAGAAGCAGTGACGATTGTCGAACGTGACAGTGCTGACGACCCGGCCCCTGGTCGATACAACATTTGCTACGTCAACGGTTTTCAGACCCAGCCCGCCGACGCTGAAGCATGGCTTACTGTGTCGCCGAGCGTTGTGTTGCACGACGCTGCCGGGCAACCGGTCTTTGATCCTGCGTGGCCCGACGAGATGATTCTCGATACCTCGACCGAGGCAAAGCGCGAGGCGATTATGTCCCGGCTCGAACCGGTGCTTGCCGAGTGCGCGAAGAAAGGATTCAATGCGGTTGAGTTCGACAATCTTGACACGTTCTCCCGCTTTGAGGGGCTTGTGGCCGAAGCGGGTAACCTGGCGCTCGCATCGCTCCTCGTGAATGCTTCACACGAACTTGGGCTTCAGGCCGGGCAGAAGAACACCCCGCAACTCGGTAAGAGCGGCCGCGATGAGGCGGGCTTTGACTTCGCTGTTGCAGAGGAGTGTGTTCGCTTTGCTGAGTGCGAGGCCTATACAGGGGTGTACGGCAAGCGCGTGATCGACATTGAATACTTTGACGACCTCCGGGGGTCGGTCGAGATGACCTGCGCTGACCCCGCTCGCCCAGACATGACGATCGTGCGAGACAGAGATCTGGTCCCGATCGACAACGGCGAGTATGCCTATCACGTGTGTGGCGAGTAG
- a CDS encoding Zn-dependent alcohol dehydrogenase produces the protein MKAVVFRGPDHAIEYTDVELAAPKRGEVRVKIVAAGVCHSDLHVKRGEWEVAAPLVMGHEGSGIVTELGEGVTSLSEGDHVVLSWVPPCGECRFCKSGYEARCQLVADLVAPQGVLFDGTSRMSIGDETIQHYLGVSSFSEEVIVPASGAIKVRDDAPLDVLALVGCAVATGVGAVTNTAGVEPGSTVAVIGCGGVGLNVVQGARLAGAERIVAIDLREEKTEMAVQFGATDRINASDGDVVEQLKELLPDGVDYAFDAIGRVETTEQSIQMLSLGGASVIVGLPPTGAKASFEPLVLAEADQRILGSNYGSVRPSIDIPALVDRYMDGQLILDPLISGRVPLSQAAQALEDLQAGSALRTLLIPEA, from the coding sequence ATGAAAGCAGTCGTCTTCCGAGGGCCAGACCACGCCATCGAGTACACCGACGTTGAACTCGCGGCCCCGAAACGGGGTGAAGTTCGGGTCAAGATCGTGGCAGCCGGAGTATGCCACTCAGACCTGCACGTCAAGCGCGGTGAGTGGGAGGTTGCAGCACCGCTCGTCATGGGCCACGAGGGCTCGGGCATTGTCACCGAACTCGGTGAGGGCGTTACGTCACTCTCAGAGGGCGACCACGTCGTACTCAGCTGGGTGCCACCGTGCGGCGAGTGCCGCTTCTGCAAGTCGGGCTACGAGGCCCGCTGCCAGCTCGTTGCCGATCTCGTTGCACCCCAGGGCGTGCTCTTCGACGGCACCTCGCGCATGAGCATCGGCGATGAGACCATTCAGCACTACCTCGGCGTCTCGTCATTCTCAGAAGAGGTCATCGTTCCTGCTTCGGGCGCAATCAAGGTGCGCGATGACGCGCCGCTCGACGTGCTCGCGCTCGTGGGCTGTGCTGTTGCAACCGGCGTTGGCGCCGTCACGAACACCGCGGGTGTCGAGCCCGGCTCAACCGTCGCCGTGATCGGTTGCGGCGGCGTCGGCCTCAACGTTGTCCAGGGCGCACGCCTTGCGGGCGCAGAGCGCATCGTGGCGATCGATCTTCGCGAAGAGAAGACCGAGATGGCAGTGCAGTTCGGGGCGACCGACCGCATCAACGCATCAGACGGCGACGTCGTTGAGCAGCTTAAAGAGCTCCTGCCCGATGGCGTTGACTACGCCTTCGACGCTATCGGTCGTGTTGAGACGACCGAGCAGTCGATTCAGATGCTCAGCCTCGGTGGCGCATCGGTGATCGTCGGCCTGCCTCCCACAGGGGCAAAGGCAAGCTTCGAGCCGCTCGTGCTCGCCGAAGCAGACCAGCGCATCCTGGGCTCGAACTATGGCTCGGTGCGCCCATCAATCGATATTCCTGCGCTCGTCGATCGCTACATGGACGGCCAGCTGATTCTCGATCCGCTCATCTCGGGACGCGTGCCCCTCTCGCAGGCCGCGCAGGCTCTCGAAGATCTGCAGGCCGGTAGCGCGCTTCGCACCCTGCTCATTCCGGAAGCATAA
- a CDS encoding APC family permease produces MSTTKPQVDSGLREGVMSGPELAAQAIASIAPSAVIAFTAAEIFMGAGTGTLYAFALATIVILCVGYIVSMFAKLFPSAGSLYTYVAKGLGPVGAFTAGAALMIGSWGIATGSLNGSVSFFMDTLRLLGFDGVQGTGWTVALTILIGGTAVFFTIQGIRASARVSFVLEIISIVIILVLLIAGLFWAVKAGWNPSHFKLSETPFEGVGAGMVLAILGFVGFSSADALGREAKNPKVAIPRAIMWSALGVGILYIFSAYTQIVVLGDDLATVASPLEAINEKIGMPVWFGPLLVFGVAASFFAVVVAPLNVVGRIIYVMGKEGVLPGSFGRTHEKHLTPHRGLLVAGGLTIAVDVVLILFKNEPMDMLVWIDTYGTYGYMLSYSLVAIAGVVYLRKQGIKNRLVPIFATVSVAAMAYVFYANIWPVPAFPMNVIPYLFLITMVLGFVRFGYASKRDPEMKGRIGNTHTEMMEGIG; encoded by the coding sequence ATGTCAACGACGAAACCTCAGGTAGATTCGGGCCTCCGCGAGGGGGTCATGTCAGGTCCTGAGCTCGCAGCCCAAGCCATCGCGAGCATTGCCCCGAGCGCCGTGATCGCCTTTACCGCCGCCGAGATTTTCATGGGCGCGGGCACCGGAACGCTTTACGCGTTCGCCCTCGCGACCATCGTGATCTTGTGCGTCGGCTACATCGTCTCGATGTTCGCGAAGCTCTTCCCGTCGGCGGGCTCGCTCTACACGTACGTCGCCAAAGGGCTCGGCCCGGTCGGCGCCTTTACCGCGGGTGCCGCCCTCATGATCGGTTCGTGGGGCATCGCCACCGGATCACTCAACGGCTCGGTCTCGTTCTTCATGGACACCCTGCGCTTGCTGGGCTTCGACGGGGTGCAAGGAACCGGCTGGACCGTGGCCCTCACGATTCTTATCGGTGGCACCGCGGTGTTCTTCACGATTCAGGGCATCAGGGCCTCGGCACGCGTCTCGTTCGTGCTCGAGATCATCTCGATCGTCATTATTCTCGTGCTGCTGATCGCCGGCCTGTTCTGGGCCGTCAAAGCGGGTTGGAACCCGTCGCACTTCAAACTTTCTGAGACGCCGTTTGAAGGGGTCGGTGCCGGCATGGTGCTCGCGATTCTCGGCTTCGTGGGCTTCTCGTCGGCCGATGCGCTCGGTCGCGAGGCGAAGAACCCGAAGGTCGCGATTCCGCGCGCCATCATGTGGAGTGCTCTTGGCGTTGGCATTCTCTATATCTTCTCGGCATACACGCAGATCGTTGTTCTGGGCGATGACCTCGCAACGGTTGCGAGCCCGCTCGAAGCGATCAACGAGAAGATCGGTATGCCCGTCTGGTTCGGCCCGCTGCTCGTGTTCGGTGTCGCAGCTTCGTTCTTTGCCGTCGTGGTTGCCCCACTCAACGTCGTGGGCCGCATCATCTACGTCATGGGTAAAGAGGGCGTGCTACCGGGAAGCTTCGGTCGCACGCACGAAAAGCACCTCACGCCTCACCGCGGTCTGCTCGTCGCCGGCGGCCTCACGATCGCCGTCGATGTTGTGCTCATTCTCTTCAAGAACGAGCCGATGGACATGCTTGTGTGGATCGATACCTATGGAACGTACGGCTATATGCTCTCGTATTCACTGGTTGCGATCGCTGGCGTTGTCTACCTGCGCAAGCAGGGCATTAAGAACCGCCTCGTGCCAATCTTTGCCACCGTCTCAGTTGCCGCGATGGCTTACGTGTTCTATGCCAATATCTGGCCGGTTCCGGCGTTCCCGATGAACGTTATCCCGTACCTCTTCCTCATCACTATGGTGCTTGGTTTCGTGCGATTCGGCTACGCGTCGAAGCGTGACCCTGAGATGAAGGGGCGTATTGGCAACACGCACACCGAAATGATGGAGGGCATCGGCTAA
- a CDS encoding SpaH/EbpB family LPXTG-anchored major pilin, which produces MSGMSVGRGLRRGLAVTAVAAVGVAGLFAGASAAQAVEIDPGAQGSLTVHKYENPGQGGMHPDGSGVKPSSKPIDGVVFEYCPIEDVDLLDGSNTGWDALTVLGKDAAALKGARSGQSLGSYSLGACHELPATVDGVASSGLLDLGAYLVRETKVPEKVTKKSEPFIVTIPTPATGEKGDGASWVYDVNVYPKNDVGDKPSKTIQNQPENGFVVGADVDYRVSQVLPAVTDDHYTKLVVSDTLDARLKGEGTPVVQVNGVTVTSGYTAAWTVNGEGRSVLTVSFDEAGLAGLKTGDTVTVDFVAVVQSLGDGEIANQAFVNVNDLDLDGDGKPGTPTDEVWTRWGGLMVQKIDAGQAGKGLEGAEFKLLISDVASGCVADKTLPAVTGADGKELKLVSGKDGVITVPGLWIGDDELQGGTMTNGLKERCYVLVETKAPTGFVLPDEDEARTEVVVKPGEVSVFSKQVKNVQQEVPELPMTGGAGQVLLVVGGLALVAVAAGSVMVTRRKNTTA; this is translated from the coding sequence ATGTCAGGTATGAGTGTTGGGCGCGGGTTGCGTCGTGGTTTGGCGGTGACTGCGGTTGCTGCGGTTGGTGTGGCTGGGTTGTTTGCGGGGGCTTCGGCTGCGCAGGCGGTTGAGATTGATCCTGGTGCGCAGGGTTCGTTGACGGTGCATAAGTATGAGAATCCGGGTCAGGGTGGCATGCATCCTGATGGTTCGGGTGTGAAGCCTTCGTCGAAGCCGATTGACGGGGTGGTGTTTGAGTATTGCCCGATCGAGGATGTTGATCTGCTGGATGGGTCGAACACTGGCTGGGATGCGTTGACGGTTCTGGGCAAGGATGCTGCAGCGTTGAAGGGTGCCCGTTCGGGGCAGTCGCTGGGTTCGTATTCGTTGGGTGCGTGTCATGAGCTTCCCGCGACGGTTGATGGTGTCGCGTCAAGTGGGCTGCTTGATTTGGGTGCGTATTTGGTGCGTGAGACGAAGGTTCCTGAAAAGGTGACAAAGAAGTCAGAGCCTTTCATTGTGACGATCCCGACGCCCGCGACGGGTGAGAAGGGTGATGGTGCGTCGTGGGTGTATGACGTGAATGTGTACCCGAAGAATGATGTGGGTGATAAGCCTTCGAAGACGATTCAGAACCAGCCCGAGAACGGGTTCGTGGTGGGTGCTGATGTTGATTACCGGGTGTCGCAGGTACTTCCCGCGGTGACTGATGATCATTACACGAAGCTTGTGGTGAGTGACACGCTTGATGCCCGCCTGAAGGGTGAGGGTACGCCTGTGGTTCAGGTGAATGGTGTGACGGTTACGTCGGGGTATACGGCTGCGTGGACGGTGAACGGTGAGGGCCGGTCAGTGTTGACGGTCTCGTTTGACGAGGCGGGTCTTGCCGGGCTGAAGACGGGTGACACGGTGACGGTTGATTTTGTTGCGGTGGTTCAGTCGTTGGGTGATGGTGAGATCGCGAACCAGGCGTTTGTGAATGTGAATGATCTTGATCTTGATGGTGACGGGAAGCCGGGTACCCCGACTGATGAGGTGTGGACTCGTTGGGGTGGTCTGATGGTGCAGAAGATTGATGCTGGTCAGGCTGGTAAGGGTCTTGAGGGGGCTGAGTTTAAGCTTCTGATTAGTGATGTTGCTTCGGGTTGTGTTGCTGATAAGACCCTGCCTGCGGTGACGGGTGCTGATGGGAAGGAACTGAAGCTGGTTTCTGGGAAAGATGGTGTGATCACGGTTCCTGGGTTGTGGATTGGTGATGATGAGCTTCAGGGTGGCACGATGACGAATGGGTTGAAGGAGCGTTGCTACGTGCTGGTTGAGACGAAGGCTCCTACTGGGTTTGTGTTGCCTGATGAGGATGAGGCGCGTACTGAGGTGGTTGTGAAGCCTGGTGAGGTGTCGGTGTTCTCGAAGCAGGTGAAGAACGTGCAGCAGGAGGTTCCTGAGTTGCCGATGACTGGTGGTGCTGGTCAGGTGTTGTTGGTTGTTGGTGGTCTTGCGTTGGTGGCGGTTGCTGCTGGTTCGGTGATGGTCACACGCCGCAAAAACACCACCGCGTAG